Proteins from a single region of Diorhabda sublineata isolate icDioSubl1.1 chromosome 2, icDioSubl1.1, whole genome shotgun sequence:
- the LOC130440535 gene encoding protein mini spindles isoform X1, with translation MEDEEYKKLPIEDKCVHKLWKARVCGYEEVTKLFRQIDDEKSPEFGKYLGLVKKFVTDSNAMGQEKGLEATLAYVENYAHAGKTVSEVMSGVVAKCIAAPKTKTRELALQLTLMYIEIEKFEAVEDELIKGMELKNPKIVTACVNACTTALREFGSKVINVKPLLKKISVLLADRDKSVRDETKLMIVEMYRWIGASLRLQLQAASLQPVQITELETEFAKIEGQKAVPTRYIRSQQVKQAKLAEQVAAGEAEEEEEEAEVVQEIDPYELASAVEILSKMPKDFYENVEAKKWQDRKDALEAVENLVKTPKLENGDYGDLVRALKKVIQKDSNVVCVAIAGRCIAGLANGLKKKFQTYSGFCVSTILEKFKEKKQNVVSALRDAIDAVYLTTNLEAILEDVLEALNNKNPSVKIETSLFLARAFTKTPPTSVNKKLLKAITAPLTKNINESDQNVREASAEALGTLMKLVGEKTIAPFLVELEKDNLKMAKIKEFCDNAVILVKTPGAKKEKVAAASTKAPPKAPATKPDSKKPAAKKKAEISSGTATVVRSKGPKTLSKSSSQNIEKELADEEVDSIVSDVISASIITDIASANWKLRLAAAEQLLTEIKGLDSKSVPTQALTKFISKKPGLKDTNFQALKAKLDVIKYLAENTNFTITSAGCCVAEIAEKFSDAKNGTSVAETLSAIAEATTLGQVSDMVLDFAFGQRSPKVQQEALVWLSGALKEFGFSNLNIKCLIDNCKKALGSTNPAVRQSAISLLGVMYLYMGATLNVFFENEKPALRDQINAECDKYEGEKPPIPTRGVVKSASTDSLDVVEDDEPEQVNIQDLIPRVDISGQITETILTELSDKNWKARNEAVTKIAVIINEAKFIKPNLGDLPQAIVIRLTDSNVKIAQSTLGLCDSICKAMGPPFKQHIRTFFPAILQGLGDSKASLRASCMDTINAFSAQCGYKEFFEGEMIADALKSGSPSLRIELWNWLAENVPKIPPKQIPKEELVACIPHLYTNLEDRNAEVRKNAQEAILGIMIHLGYEFMAKQTEKLKPGSKTVVLAALEKVRPNLPVKPLPTKKAEKEDKAVRGTKPVASGKNAVKNKPTASNKSAAPAQTRKKDDDIDTSPLLVANTLKLQRILDEQKLRVLKWNFTQPREEFVDLLKDQMSAANVNKTLLMNMFHSDFRYHIKALESLSDDLADNSDALIANLDLILKWLTLRFFDTNPSVLLKGLEYLQFVFNMLIESKYRMLENEVASFVPYLINKIGDPKDSVRNGVKALLNQLNRLFPINKLSLYIMDGVKSKNARQRAECLEVMGGIIEDFGITVCMPTPAACLKEVAKQISDRDNSVRSAALNCVLQAYNIVGEKVYKLVGNISDKDMSLLEERIKRSSRKTMAPPKPEVNTTVVTTIISPQKENTPPNRNTLDATHTVNDVNNGSDQEDVEEDMLPPVLPQMIVKEPPKEIQGPFKLDPEFMEELEKMKPEKPVKPNLKSYNLDFLSEEIRIPTIEEARAKVQAGVTSQPVSFGEAVSRLSYVNTLSPKKQDPVIERLIKQMASQNPTVSLAGMTQLHEILAQSRGNAFVDYEDDFMNGIIFQFQQLQSADLTMDPGAVKMYRNVLTTIDAFYNNKTLGSHVSVPVIKELMLQMITLLVEERLNKVPNGDAYVRVINLHCVKVIERSDHTNTICALVKLINESIGNSSSPRLVDLVMKCLWRVIKLMPQWGDDIDYDSVLLEIHNFLKKYPSSWWKNKEVDTPLRTVKTVLHSSAKIKGGTIMLHFGKIPNTSESEVETYILRILKSLKISEIQHIPVKQEMQRRSLSRANHKMLTDIFQKIGSKDETKEGLNLLYDFMQQHPEADIEPFLSNSSKFFQDYIKNGLKDIEDSRKPLKTPINEKGVDNIQEKMEIAVPQSDPNKGPDYWKERLNMWNRLFDDVKLGRNADVPE, from the exons aTGGAAGACGAAGAATACAAGAAACTTCCAATTGAGGACAAATGTGTTCATAAATTATGGAAAGCCAGGGTATGTGGATATGAAGAAGTTACAAAGTTATTTAGACAAATTGACGATGAAAAATCTCCGGAATTCGGTAAATACCTGGGAttagttaaaaaatttgttactgATAGCAATGCTATGGGGCAAGAGAAAGGATTGGAAGCTACTTTAG CATATGTAGAAAATTACGCCCATGCTGGAAAAACGGTATCAGAAGTAATGTCCGGAGTTGTTGCAAAATGTATAGCTGCACCTAAGACAAAAACCAGAGAATTGGCACTCCAACTTACACTTATGTATATCgagattgaaaaatttgaagctGTAGAAGATGAACTTATTAAGGGCATGGAATTGAAGAATCCAAAAATTGTAACAGCATGTGTAAATGCTTGTACAACAGCTTTGAGAGAATTCGGATCAAAGGTCATTAATGTTAAAccacttttgaaaaaaatcagtgTCCTTTTGGCAGATAGAGACAAAAGTGTTAGAGATGAAACTAAACTTATGATTGTAGAAATGTATAGATGGATAGGAGCTTCCCTTag gcTACAATTACAAGCAGCTAGCTTACAACCTGTTCAAATAACTGAATTAGAGACTGAATTTGCGAAAATTGAAGGACAGAAAGCTGTTCCAACCAGATATATAAGGTCTCAGCAAGTAAAACAGGCTAAGCTTGCTGAACAAGTTGCAGCTGGTGAAG cTGAAGAAGAAGAGGAGGAAGCTGAGGTTGTTCAAGAAATTGATCCTTATGAATTGGCAAGTGCAgtagaaattttatcaaaaatgcccaaagatttttacgaaaatgtGGAAGCTAAAAAATGGCAAGACAGGAAAGATGCTCTTGAAGCAGTagaaaatttggtaaaaactCCTAAATTGGAAAACGGTGATTATGGCGACCTTGTAAGAGCACTTAAAAAG GTAATACAAAAAGACAGTAATGTTGTATGTGTTGCAATCGCCGGTCGATGCATAGCTGGACTCGCTAATGGCTTAAAAAAGAAATTCCAGACGTATTCTGGATTCTGTGTGTCAACTATTTTAGAAAAGTTcaaagagaaaaaacaaaatgttgtaTCAGCTTTAAGAGATGCTATTGATGCAGTTTATTTAACA ACAAATCTTGAAGCTATTTTAGAAGATGTTTTGGAAGCACTCAATAATAAAAATCCTTCTGTCAAAATAGAAACCTCACTATTTTTAGCGAGAGCATTTACTAAAACTCCACCAACatctgttaataaaaaattactaaaagcTATAACAGCGcctttaacaaaaaatataaatgaatcgG aTCAAAATGTAAGAGAAGCATCTGCCGAAGCTTTGGGAACTTTGATGAAACTTGTGGGAGAAAAAACTATTGCTCCTTTCTTGGTAGAATTAGAAAAAGACAATTTaaaaatggccaaaattaaagAATTCTGTGATAATGCTGTTATTCTTGTAAAAACACCTGGAGCTAAAAAGGAAAAAGTTGCGGCAGCTTCCACAAAAGCTCCACCTAAAGCTCCAGCTACTAAACCTGATAGTAAAAAACCTG CAGCCAAGAAGAAAGCAGAAATATCTTCAGGTACCGCCACTGTAGTGAGATCAAAAGGGCCAAAAACTTTATCAAAGTCATCatctcaaaatattgaaaaagaactAGCAGATGAAGAGGTGGATAGTATAGTCAGTGATGTCATTTCTGCTAGTATTATAACTGATATTGCAAGCGCCAATTGGAAATTGAG ATTGGCTGCAGCTGAACAACTATTGACAGAAATAAAAGGCTTAGATTCCAAATCAGTACCTACCCAAGCTCTAACAAAGTTTATTTCTAAAAAGCCTGGTCTCAAAGATACAAACTTTCAAGCACTAAAAGCAAAATTAGATGTTATTAAATATCTTgcagaaaatacaaatttcactATAACATCTGCCGGTTGTTGTGTTGCCGAGATTGCTGAAAAGTTTTCAGATGCTAAAAATGGTACTTCCGTTGCTGAAACTTTGAGCGCTATAGCTGAGGCTACTACTCTAGGACAGGTATCAGATATGGTGTTGGATTTTGCTTTTGGACAACGGAGCCCTAAGGTCCAACAAGAAGCGTTGGTATGGTTATCTGGAGCTCTTAAAGAATTCGGATTTTC AAACCTTAACATCAAGTGTCTCATAGACAATTGTAAAAAAGCTTTGGGATCTACAAACCCGGCTGTCAGACAATCTGCTATATCACTATTAGGAGTTATGTACTTGTACATGGGCGCTACattgaatgtattttttgaaaatgaaaaacccGCCTTGCGTGATCAAATTAATGCCGAATGTGATAAATATGAAGGTGAAAAACCACCAATACCAACTAGAG gAGTGGTAAAGTCTGCAAGTACTGACAGTTTGGATGTAGTGGAAGACGACGAACCTGAGCAAGTGAACATTCAAGATCTCATTCCTAGAGTTGATATTAGTGGACAGATCACAGAAACTATTTTAACGGAACTTTCAGATAAAAATTGGAAAGCTCGAAATGAAGCTGTAACAAAAATAGCTGTAATAATTAATGAAGCCAAATTTATTAAACCGAATTTAGGTGATTTACCTCAAGCAATAGTCATTAGACTAACAGACAGTAATGTTAAAATTGCTCAGTCCACTCTAGGATTATGTGATTCAATATGCAAAGCCATGGGTCCACCATTCAAGCAACATATTAGAACATTCTTTCCAGCCATTTTACAag GTTTGGGTGATAGCAAAGCTTCTTTAAGAGCTTCTTGTATGGATACAATAAATGCTTTTTCTGCACAGTGTGGTTATAAGGAATTTTTTGAAGGAGAAATGATAGCTGATGCATTAAAATCAGGGTCACCATCGCTGAGAATTGAACTTTGGAATTGGTTGGCAGAAAATGTTCCAAAAA TACCTCCCAAGCAAATACCAAAAGAAGAACTAGTTGCATGTATTCCACATCTGTACACCAATTTGGAAGACAGAAACGCCGAAGTTAGAAAAAATGCACAGGAAGCTATTTTGGGCATTATGATTCATTTAGGATACGAATTTATGGCTAAGCAAACAGAAAAACTTAAACCAGGATCTAAAACAGTAGTATTAGCCGCATTAGAAAAAGTTAGACCAAACTTACCAGTTAAACCATTACCCACCAAGAAAGCTGAAAAAGAAGATAAAGCTGTGAGAGGGACAAAACCTGTTGCTAGTGGCAAAAACGCTGTTAAGAATAAG CCGACTGCTTCAAACAAATCAGCTGCTCCAGCTCAAACACGAAAAAAAGATGATGACATCGATACATCGCCCCTATTAGTCGCTAATACATTGAAACTTCAGAGAATTTTAGATGAACAAAAATTGAGGGTTCTCAAATGGAACTTTACTCAACCAAGAGAAGAATTCGTGGATCTCCTAAAGGATCAAATGTCGGCTGCTAATGTCAATAAAACTCTTTTGATGAATATGTTTCATTCAGATTTTAG gtaTCATATTAAAGCGCTTGAATCTCTTTCTGATGATTTGGCTGATAATAGTGACGCTTTGATAGCAAATCTAGATCTCATTTTGAAATGGTTGACTTTGAGATTTTTTGATACTAACCCTTCTGTTTTACTAAAGGGACTGGAATATCTTCAATTTGTTTTCAACATGCTCATTGAATCAAAATATCGAATGTTAGAAAATGAGGTGGCCTCATTTGTTCCCTACCTCATTAACAAG aTTGGCGACCCAAAAGATTCTGTTCGCAATGGCGTCAAAGCATTATTAAACCAACTCAATAGGCTATTCCCCATAAACAAATTATCTCTGTATATAATGGATGGCGTGAAATCTAAAAATGCGAGACAAAGGGCAGAGTGTCTAGAAGTTATGGGCGGTATTATTGAAGATTTTG gaaTCACTGTATGTATGCCTACTCCAGCCGCTTGCTTGAAAGAAGTCGCCAAACAAATATCTGACAGAGACAATTCTGTGAGGAGTGCTGCACTTAATTGTGTTTTACAGGCTTATAACATTGTCGGAGAAAAAGTTTATAAGCTAGTTGGTAAT aTATCTGATAAAGACATGTCTTTGTTGGAAGAAAGAATTAAGAGATCAAGTAGAAAAACAATGGCTCCACCTAAACCTGAAGTAAATACGACTGTTGTGACCACTATTATATCTCCTCAGAAAGAAAATACACCTCCTAACAGAAACACTTTGGATGCTACTCATACTGTCAACGATGTAAATAATGGAAGTGATCAAGAAGATGTAGAGGAAGACATGTTACCGCCTGT ACTACCACAAATGATTGTAAAAGAACCACCAAAAGAAATACAGGGTCCATTCAAGTTAGATCCGGAATTTATGGAggaattggaaaaaatgaaacCTGAAAAACCTGTTAAACCAAATCTTAAATCATACAATCTAGATTTCCTAAGTGAAGAAATCCGAATTCCTACAATTGAAGAAGCAAGAGCCAA AGTGCAGGCTGGTGTAACATCACAACCTGTAAGTTTTGGAGAAGCTGTTTCAAGACTTAGTTACGTCAATACCTTGAGTCCTAAAAAGCAAGATCCAGTTATTGAGAGATTAATCAAACAAATGGCATCACAAAATCCTACAGTATCATTAGCT GGTATGACCCAATTACATGAAATACTTGCTCAGTCAAGGGGAAATGCATTTGTTGACTATGAAGACGATTTTATGAatggaattatttttcaattccaacAATTGCAATCTGCTGATCTCACCATGGATCCAGGTGCAGTAAAAATGTACAGAAATGTATTGACAACCATAGATGCG TTCTACAATAACAAAACATTAGGTAGCCACGTCTCGGTTCCAGTGATAAAAGAACTCATGTTACAAATGATAACACTATTAGTAGAAGAACGGTTAAATAAGGTTCCCAATGGTGATGCTTATGTAAGGGTGATTAATTTACATTGTGTCAAGGTTATTGAAAGATCCGACCACACAAATACAATATG tgCTTTggtgaaattaataaatgagTCTATAGGTAATAGCAGTTCTCCTAGACTAGTAGATTTAGTGATGAAATGTCTATGGAGGGTGATCAAATTAATGCCACAGTGGGGTGATGACATTGATTACGACTCTGTATTGTTAGAAATAcataatttccttaaaaaataTCCCTCATCATGGTGGAAAAATAAAGAAGTAGATACACCGTTACGAACAGTAAAAACTGTTCTCCATTCCAGTGCAAAGATCAAGGGTGGTACTATTATGTTACATTTTGGGAAGATTCCAAATACAAGTGAATCGGAGGTTGAAACCTACATTTTAAGAATACTAAAg AGTTTAAAAATATCCGAAATTCAGCATATTCCGGTGAAACAAGAAATGCAAAGAAGATCACTTTCTAGAGCCAATCACAAAATGCTGAcagatatatttcaaaaaattggtaGCAAAGATGAAACAAAGGAAGGTTTGAATTTACTTTATGATTTCATGCAGCAACACCCTGAAGCTGATATAGAGCCATTTTTGTCTAATTCTAGTAAATTTTTCCAAGATTATATTAAAAACGGACTGAAAGACATAGAAGACTCCAGGAAACCTTTGAAGACTCCCATAAATG AAAAAGGTGTTGATAATATccaagaaaaaatggaaattgcAGTTCCTCAGTCGGACCCTAATAAAGGTCCAGATTATTGGAAAGAAAGACTGAATATGTGGAATCGGCTATTTGACGACGTCAAATTGGGAAGAAACGCAGATGTTCCTGAATAA